The genomic DNA ATCGGCGAACAGGGCAATGAACACAATCAGGTTGGCGCGGATAGACTCGTTAAGGATGATGATCGACAGCAGCAGGTAAATCTCAAGGTGGATACACAGAGAGATACGGTACTGGATGTAGGCCTTCATACGGTGGAAAATCTGGCGAGCAACCTTGATCGAGGTAATGATGGTCGACAGACCCTCGTCCAGGAACACGACGTCGGCAGCCGAGCGGGCAGCGTCCGAGGCACCCTCGACGGCAATACCACAGTCAGCCTTCTTCAGCGAGGGAGCGTCGTTAACACCGTCACCAGTCATGGCAGTAAGGTGGCCACGGTTCTGGAGAATCTCGACGACCTGGTACTTGTGCTCGGGGAACACCTCAGCGAAACCGTCAGCAGCCTCCACAAAGTCGTGGATGGCCGAGCCGGCCATACCACCCGAACCAATCAGACGCTGCGAGTCGTACACCTTGGTGCCGAGCGAAAGCATCTTACAGGTCTCCTTAGCAATAGCGACGGCGTCACCAGTAAGCATCTTGACGGTAACACCGAGCGACtgggcctcggcgatggTAGCGGCAGTGTCGGCACGGGGAGGGTCGAACATGGGCAGAAGACCAAGCAGGCGCCACTTGCCGTCCTCGTTGATCGCGACACCGAGCGAACGGAAACCACGCGAGGCGAAGTCACCAGCGACCTTGCGGTACTGGGAGGCAATGTCCTGGGGGGGAGCGCAGAGCTTGAGGATAGCGTTGGGGGCACCCTTGGCAGCAACGTAGTCCTTGCCGTCCTTCGAGACCTCAGCAGTGATACGCTTCGAGACGGGGTCGAAAGGCGTGAAGCGCTTGGTCGACCAGCCCGAGGCGAGCTCCTCCTGGGCACCGGGGTAGTCCTTGAGGGTAGTCAGGGTGACCTTGTCAATGGGGTCGAGCGACTTGATGTTGTGCGACGAGGCAAGGGCAGCGACAGCCATCATGAAGTTGACGTCCACACCCTCCGAGGTGAAGGGCTCGTGGATCGACAGCTTGTTGGCAGTCAGGGTACCGGTCTTGTCCGAGCAGAGAACATCGACACCAGCAAGCGACTCAATGGCAGTGAGCTTCTGCACAATGGCCTCACGCTTGGCGAGGTAGGCAGCACCGACAGCCATGGTGGTGGTGGTAACACAGGGGAGACCGACGGGAACACCAATGATCAGGAAGATCAGGGTGTAGACGAGCAAGTTGTTCTCCTTGGGGCGGGCAATCTCAACGTTGCGGAAGAAGCCGGCGAACCAGATGACGAGCACGAAGACAATGACGAGGATAAGCAGAGTAGTACCGATGAGACCCATGACCTTCTGGAAGTGTCCACCGCCGTCACCACCAGTGACGAGGGCAGCGGTCTTACCGACGAACGACTGCTTGGCGCACTCAGTGCAGAGAACGTAAGCCTTTCCACGCTTGCAACCAGTAGTGTAGAAGACCTTGTCACCAATGTGCttgtcgacggcgagcgactCACCAGTGATGGCCGATTGGTCACAGGCGATGATCGCGGGACCCTTGTCGATACCGGTGTCATCATCGTCCTCAGCGTCCTCGTTGCCGTGCTTGGTCTCCTCCATGCGCTGGCGGATCTTGGTAGCCTCAGACAGGTCCTTGTCGTCGTACGAAGCGAGCACCTTACCGTCGCAAGGAACGGTCATACCGTCCTCGACAACGACAATGTCACCGGGAACAAGGTCACGAGCCTCAATCTCGCGCTCCTGACCGTCACGGATAACAGTGGTCTTAAGAGCAATACCGGCCTTGAGCTGGGCGACAATGTCACCAGCCTGCTTCTCCTGGTACCAACCGACGAAAGCGTTAAGCAGAAGAATAGCGCAAATAACACCAAGATCAATCCAGTCACGAAGACCACCAGCAAGAGCAACAGCAAGCTCCATAACGTAAAGAATAGGACCACGGAAGAAACCAATGAACTTGAGGAACATGTTCTCGTGAGGGCTCTCCAGCTCGTTGTAACCGAActgggcgcggcggcgggcgacgtCCGACTCGCTGACACCCTGGAACACGTCGGTCTCGAGCCACGACTCGGGGACCTTGGGGGCAACGGTCTCCTCCTCACCGTTCTTGTTCACGCGGATCTCACGCACCTTCCAGGGCATGAGCCAGTTGCGCTTCTTGACGATGCGGGTgccgtcgtcctcctcgtcatcACCACCGCTCTTCTTCTGAGCGCGGATGAAGGCAACGAGCTGGCCATACTCATCCTGGGGGGCGTCCTCACCGAACTCCTCCTCCTGGCCCTCGGTAGGCTGCTCAGCAGGCTTCTCAgtctgctgctgctggggctgctgctgctgctgctgctgagCAGCGTACTGCTGCTGCTGAGCGGCAtactcgcgctgctgctgctcgtaGGCAGCCTGCTGCTGAGCAGCGTCGtactgctgctgctgctggagctgctcgtAGTGGACGTTGGTCGCACCGGGCTCAGCATTGTACTCAGTACCGTCGTAGTGGGTGGGCTGAGTGAAAGGGGTTTCTTGGGTGTAGGCGCGGTCAGCCGCCACGATGGGCGGCGGAAGGCCGTGTTGTCCGCTCTCGGTGTTGGACATGGCTCCTGAGATTCTCTAAAGGCCTTGAGGTGTCCCTACGCTCTTGAGTTACCTGGTGATGCAGTTACAAGCGCTTGTTTGCTTGAAACACTGCGGGAAGGCACACAGAGAGACGAGTTAAACGTCAAGGGTGAGGGTAAAAGAGACTGTTTACGTCGCGGGCACGTTTATCATTTTATAGGGAAGTCCCGTTTGCTTACACGAATCTGCTATGGTTCACTCTGTTGGCAAGCGCGGGCGAATAGGTTTTGTGCCCAATGCAGCACCGTCCTATTCCGGTGAGCTGGTGCGCGCGATACGCCTATGTCCGAACAGCCGATTCCTGCGCAGTGCTGCAGGCAGAACTTCTGCGTCGTTCGCATCCAACGACGTATATGTGTTTTCGAAAGCCTATTACTAACGCCGCTTGGGTGCCGCAGTGAAATCGCCTATATTATTCCCTTAGCGACGCATGTGGAAACCGACTAAAATGTAAATAACATAATGCATATGCAGATATATGCGCATGATTACTTATTTGGCGCGCATCATCGAAGGCCGAGGACCCGCAGCGCTCGGGCCTAGTGCAGGAAAGCGATGTGATGTAGCCTCTGTACACGGATTTCGGTGCTTGGCGGATatcgcgcgctggcgcacggaATTCTGTGGCCCGAGCAAATGATCAACGTAAGCTttcgcgacgcgtcgccctTGTTGCTCTTCTGGGTGATCTTCGCACGGGACCCTCGATTTTGAATGCTTTTATGGCCGCTGGCCTTCCGCTCCCGATGGCGAACGCGTTGACCATCACGTGATGCCACTTGGCGTTGTGCCCGATGAGGCTGTACGCGAGATATGCAGCGCGCGTTTGCTAAAGTGCTATAGAGCGAATCAGGACGCGCGTCCTACATTTACGCTGGCTACGAAGAGTTGGTATGTAGATATTGCGGTGCATGAAAGTTAACTGAAGACCTCATGGTACACACATTTGCGTTGGGATGGCAGTGGGCTGTTGCTATAGCTCTTGCGCTAGTATCGGCCGCACATGCTAAACAGCTACTCCCTCGCGATGCGTATACGGAAAGTCTAGGCAACAAAGTCAGTAAGGAGGGCGAGGTACGTATCGTGGCCCCACGCGCTActtttttttttttttaTGATTGGCCGAGGTACTGACCGGTCTTGCAGAGGCATCAACCCACAACACCGCCCAGCGGATCTGTACTTGCGTCGTTTCGGGTAAACAGCAAGGCAGATCTGCCTGTGTATTGGACTGAGAATCCTAAAAATGACAGTGCGACCCATGCGCTTATTATTATCCATGGCAGTTTGCGCGATGGTGATTCGTACTGGACGGCTCTGAATGGCATcatgcagcagcagcttgCCTGGGGTAACAAGAACGTCGATCCTAATTTGATTATCACCGCGCCGGAGTTTTATTCCAAAAGGTTCAACAGCGGCCTTTACCAACCGAACCAACTGGCCTGGGGCGATACCAACCTGTGGCAAATCGGAGTGCCTTCCATTAATCCTGCTAATGTGAAGATTTCTTCGTTTGCGGCTGCACAGGCGCTCATCGAGCACTTTGATAACCGCACGATGTACCCCAAGATGAAGAACGTCACGCTGATCGGCCACAGTGGGGGCGCGCAGTTTGTCAGCCGCTACGCATCTGTGGTGCCGACTGATCCAAAGCACGTCTCTGTTCGTTACGTGGTTGCGGACCCCAGTTCGTCGGCCTACTTTACGCGCGACCGTCCGGTGACGGACCCCGCGTACGTGGACAAGAACAACTGCTCGCTGTACGCCAATTGGCGCTATGGCTTCAACGATTTCGAGCTTGCGCCGTACAGCGGCAAGACCGCCAAGACCTACTTTTCCAACTACGTCTCGCGCGATGTGGTCAACTTGAACGGACTGTTGGACACCGAGCTCAACGGTGACCAGCAGTGCATGGCCCTCATCCAGGGCGGTTCGCAACGTATTGGGCGCAACCTCGCGTGGTGGAAGTACATCAATCTCCtggcgcgcacggacgaggacgtCTCCTTGTTCCCCGGCAACTTTTCGTCGAGCCTGCCCGACTGGAGCGGGGCGTTTGACGGCGACTTTAATGTCAAGTTGTCGATTGTGGCCAATGCCACCCACGATGTTGGCGAGGTGTTTAGCAGTCCTCAGggctgctcggcgatcCTGGACAATGACAATATCAACCTTGGCTGGCGTCCAAGCGAAGCGTTCCCCATTCCGCCGAAGaactcgacgacgccgcaAGCCGGTTCCGCGGGGCAGGACCCCAGCACTTCCTTTTCTTCTTCCGCAACTGCTGTGCAGACGTCGTTGCTCTCCATCACCACGGcagcgctgctcgccgctgTGCTGGTGACGGTGTGCTAAACTGGTACAGAAGCGAGTGTCTGAGCACTCGCTTTTTGCGTAATGGATATCTAGATGTATATTAATAGACACTCTTCACGAGGGCGCTACCGAGAAATGGGTATTTGGCACTCTACACCACACGCTATGTGCTGGGCACCGTTAGGCCGCGCCCATGCCCATCGCTTCTTCGCCCGCCATGGCCATGTTCTgggcctgcggcgcgccgcccggctGGCCAGCGCGCTTGGCCGACACCACGTCGTCCACACGGAGGAGCAGCGAGGCGGACTCGATGGCAGTCTTGAGCGTCTGGATCTTGACGCTAGCGCTTTCGTAGAGGCCGTACTGCTTCATCTCGACCACCTTGCCCGAGTTACCGTCGACGCCGTACGAATGCTCGCCGTttgcgtgccgcgcacggagcTGTGTAAGGGTCTTGATGGCGTTCCCGCCGCAGTTTTGGATAAGCGTGCGCGGGATGGCctccatcgcctcggccaccgCGTCCACCGCACCAACCTCGACGCCCTCGAGGTTCTGGCCGGCGTACTGTGCGAGGCCGACGGAGATCGCCATCTCCGTCGCACCACCGCCGGGCGCCAGCATCGGGTGGAAGATGATGTTGCGCGCGACCGACATGGCGTCGGCCAGGTTGCGGTCGATCTCGTTCAGGATATCCTTCGACGGGCCACGCAGCAGGATGGTGCACGCCTTGGGGTCCTTGCACTTTTCCAGGAAGGTAAAGTATCTGTGTTAGCGTATCCATAAAAATAAAACGTACTCGTCGCCCATCTTTTCAATGTGAAAGAggccgcagcgcgtgccgacgtcgccctCACGgaggtcctcgacgcggttcacgacctgcgcgccggtcgcgcgcgcaaTGCGGTTGTTGTCCGActtgcgcacgcggcggatGCACGTCACATTCGCCTTGAGGAGGaagtgctgcgcaaggtccGAGACGCCCTTCTCCGTAAAGACAAGGTCCGGCTTGAACTCGAGGATGCGGTCGCAGAGCTGCTTGAtctgctcctcctcgatcTCGAGAATCCTGCTCCAGTCCTCTTCACGGGTGATTTCAATGTTGGTCTGCGACTCGCCCTTTTTGTACTCGAGCGGGCAGTCGAGGAGGATGATGCGCGGGTTCTCGAtcctgcggcgcatcttGGGGTGCGTCACGTCCTTGTTGAGCAtcacgccgtcgagcacgcggctCTCCTCAATCTCGCCACCCGGCACCTTTTCGACGCGAGCGTAGCGCTTCAGGTCGAcggtcgccgccgtgccgtcgttcgcgcgcggcgcactcgtATCAAAGCTcgcgacggtgcgcaccgccttgagcgcgaggcggcacATGAGGTCCGACCAGCGCTGCACGAACTTGGTGCCGATCGAGGTCTTGATCAGCGCCAgcatctcgtcgtcgctctcgaccTTGACCGGCACCGAGATCGACTCGACgatctgcagcgcacgcgcgagcgccttcTTGTACGCCGAGATAATCACGACCGGGTGCATGCCGCGTTCCAAGAGCGGCAGCGAGTGCGCGAGCACTTCGCCGGCGAGGATAATCACGCTTGtcgtgccgtcgccgacctctTCGTCCTGCGTGCGGCTCAGCTCGATCATGCTCTTCGCCGCCGGGTGCGCCACCTCGATCTCGCGCAGAATCGCGTGGCCGTCATTCGTCAGAAGAATACCGCCCATCGGGTCGAGGATCATCTTGAGCATGGCCTTGGGGCCGAGACAGGTGCGGATCACATCAGACACCGTCTTAGCCGCACTGATGTTGGAAATCTGTGCCTTGCGGCCTGATTGGCGCTCAGGGCCTGCGTTCACCACGAACACCGGCTGCTGTCCAGCCATCTTCGTGGTCGTCCGTGCCTTTTCTCGTCGCCACGCCCGCTGGGTTTGCGAACACGTGCCGAACACGTGGTGTACGCCGGTATGCAGGCTGCAGGACACGCGTCATTTTCTCGGGGGCCGCCTAGCCACGCGGAAGAGCCACGTGGaaacgccgcgcgctgcatgcCACAGGCCGGGCGAAGCGTGCGGGAAAGCCCCGAGTCGCGTACCGCGAGCTATTATTCTTTCGCGCGTAGGGCCTTTTCTTTCGTGCTACAACTCGCAGAGACTCAGGTTGGGACACTACCATGGCCCTTTTCTCTGACCTGAAGCGGGGTAAGAACAGAAAGGGCGCCAAGGGCGCCGCCTCTGCCGCCAAGGCAGAGGGCCAGGAGGTGCAAAAGAAAGTGACCGAGGCCAAGGGCAAGGCCTCGACGGCTGCGACCCAACCCAGTGGGGCAGCCACCACCGCCACCTCGGGGCTCAAGGGCAAGGGCACTGAGGCGACGGATGCGCTGACTggcaaggccaaggacgcGCCTGCGGGGCTCACGggcaaggccaaggacgcGCCTGCGGGACTGACGGgcaaggcgcaggacgcgtcGAAACAGGCACAGGATGCGCCCAAGACGCTGGCGGGCAAGGCGCCGACCGCCTCCGGCGCCGAGTCcgccgagaaggaggcACTCACTGCCGAGAAGGAGACCGCGTCGGGGCACTCGCGGTCGCACTCGCTCGActtccgccgccgcctccgcatgccgagcggcaTGTCGCTCAACAGCAAGCAGGGCGGCGGATTTGCGCCGTTCCGCCGCAACAAGTCGGGGCAGAATATCGCGGGCaacgcgtcgtcgagcaccgtcGACTTGCTCAACACCCCGAACTCCAAGAAGGGCTCTACATCGCAGAACGTGACACCGACCAGCACCAAGACGCGTgccgcgagcagcggcgtAATTCCCCCGGTGCCGTTCCTGCCGGCCTTTATGCGCGAGAAGGGCAACGCGAAcgcgaccgcgacgcaggACGAAAAGGAAAAGCAGACGCTCCTTATGCCGAGCCCGtcggacctcgacgcgaaCAAGGACAAGACCggggccgcgccgagcattGCCGCGCTCACACAGGGGGGCGCGCCAGCGAAGGATGCCACTAAGGACGCCAAGGAGGACACCTCGACCACGACGCAGCTGCCGGCTGCGACCACGTCGTCGGTGTCGACCTCGCCTACCGCcacgggcgccgcgccgtccaTTGCGGGCGCCATGCTCTACAAGGGCCCGATGAGCCCCACGACTACGACTACGACTACGACTACTACGACctctgcgccgctgcgcagcgcgtcgtcgccggccgtcccgacgtcgtcggcgccttTGACGACTTCGTCCGCCCCTCTTTCGTACctgacgacgacgcgcgccgcccctgtcgacgcgcccaagaccgagacgcccaaggccgacgTCTCGACCGACTCCGCCAAGCCGGAGACGACCACGATCCTTCCCAGCTTCCTGCAGGCCAAGCCGCGCGTCAGCAACGAGGCCGACCGCTCGGCCGCAACGGTGATTGAGCGCCCCGTGGCGGAGACCTCGGCGGCTAAGGAGACGGAGCCGGTTAAAGAGGTTACGCCTGTCAaggccgtgccgccgtcgcccgcTTACTCGCGCTACACGGCCGTCACCGCCGAGGACCAtgaagaggacgaggacgaggaggaagaggaagacgacgacgacgatgacgacgcgcgctcgcTTGCCTCGAGCTATGTGGGCACGGTCGAGTCTGCTGCGTTCACGCTGCCGAtgcacgacgcgcacgaGTATCTCGAGAcgcccagcgcgtcggtcgcgcaCGGTTTCGACCCCAAGAacacgcgcgtcgcgcctgcgccgccgttcgacgaggacgtggCGGACAAGACGGGTGACACGTCGCGTGCTACGCAGACACAGGTCGGCGACGAATCGGCGGACACGGAGCACGCCGACTCCTCCAAGGCTGGTCTCTTTGGTGGCATGTCGCTCGGTGCTCTTGCCACGGCCGGCATGTCGATGCTGTACCCCGGCAGCCGACAGGCGAGCGGCCaacacgcgccgctcgaggacgatgAGGCGGAGGTGAAGGGCGCCAAGGCTGCGCCtgccacggccgccgcgccgagcgaggagTCCGACTCGCTGTACTCGCAGTCGGACGCTACCGACAGCAAGCGCCCGTCGATGATTAGTGAGAAGACGGGCGAGCCCACGTCGACCTTCCCTATTACGCGCCCGCTGGCCGgcttctcgagctcgaccatGACGCCGACCAAGAAGGACTTTACGCTGGGCAAGATGGCCAGCAAGGAAACTGTGCCTTCGCTCCCTGAAAAGAgcgaggaggcgccgcgcctgaCGGCTGCCGACAAGGGCAAGGCGCCCGAGATGCCGTCGGCGCTCCAGGACAACGCCACGGTCCCGAGCGTGCCTGCCACTGCGCAGCTCCCCGAGGTGCCTGCCAAGgacacgctcgacaagGGCAAGGCGCCCGCGGTCCCGGCCAAGgtgccggccgtgccgctggCCGCGCCCGAGATCCCCAACGACCCGACTTCGGTGACGGATGTCGTGACGGACAAGTCGCCACTGCCGGATGCACCCGAGACGCTTCTGCCGGAGACGAAGGAGACCGTGCCGCAGGTGCCCAGCAAGGCGCCCGTTGTCCCAGAGAAGACGATCGCCGAGAAgacggagctcgaggagcccgCTCCGGCAGAGGTCGtctcgaccgaggcgctgccgaccAAGCCGGAGGAGCTCACGACCGAGCCCCTGGCGAAGGacgccgtcgacgtgccGGCGGAGACCGCCGtgcctgcggcgctcgccaaggaggcCGAGTCGAAGGAGCCTCTGGTGGCCGCGCCTATCGAGGAGACGGCTAAGCCCAaggaggcgcttgcggctGCGGTGCCTGCCAAGGAGGAACCGGTGCAGGACTCGGAGCCTGTCAAGGCCGCTGAGCCTATCCAGGCGGCTGCGCCCCTGAAGGCTACCGAACCTGTGGAGACCGAGCCTGTGAAGGAGATCGAGCCTGTGAAGGAGACCGAGCCTGTGAAGGAGGCTGAGCCTCTCAAGGCCGCTGTGCCGGTTAAGGAGGCTGAGCCTCTCAAGACCGACGAGCCCGTCAAGGAGGCCCTTGCGGAGCCCACCAAGACGGTGGAGCCTGCCAAGGCGACCCCTGTGGAGCCCACCCAGACCGTGGAGCCTACCGAGACTGCGGAGCCCACCAAGGCCGCTATCGAGCCCACTACCGAGACTTCTGCCGAGTCCGCCGACAAGTCCGACACGGTCACGTCGacgatcggcggcgccgctgccggcgctgctgcgggTGTTGCTGCCGGCATGGCCTACCTGAAGAACGCTACGCTCGGCCcccgtgccgagcagcgcgacacggACAAGGAACCTACATCGGCACCTACGCTGCCGtacgcctcgacgacggcgcctACGCTGCCGTAtgcctcgacgacgcctGCTGCCCAGgcgacctcgacggcgcctACTTCGACGGGTTCCACGACGCTCCTTCCCCCCTTCCTGCCGGGCCACGACGTgaagcgcagcgacgtgccgacCAAGTCGGTCGATGCGCCCGCCGAGATCTCCAAGACCGAGGCTCCTGCCGCTACGGCGGTGCCTGCGTCCAcgtcggcgcctgcgcctgcgccggtTCCAGTGCCCGAGCCTGTGGCTCCCTCGGCGCCCTCCGAGGCGCGCCCCGAGGACCTGCTGGTCGAGCCGCGCAAGCCCGAGACTgtcacgccgagctcgtcggtgccccagacgagcgccacgccgagctcgtcggtgcCCCAGACGGGtgccacgccgagctctgCGCCCAAGCCAAGCACGACGCCCAAGGCAGAGGTCCCGTCGCACCTCGCGACGGCGcccgtcgctgcgcccgagcccgtgcctgcgcgctcgcccgAGGACGACAAAAagccgcgccgcaagaGCAAGCGCTTTAGCTTCGACAACCGCAACTCGGGCCTCTTTGCCAACGTGCCGTTCCTGTCGCGCCACTCGAAGCGCAGCTCGGTCTCGTCCGGCCCtgagcccgaggcggagccCGAGACGGGCGCCAAGCCGCAGGTGCCGCAGAAGGACCCCAACCGCCTCTCTGCGCTGCAGTCGCTCTCGGGCGtctcgatgcgcgacgccgcagaCCGCAGCGGCAGGCATCTgcccggcagcgacgccgagctgccgcaGATGCCGCCTGTGCcgaccgcgccgtcgaTGAAGGAGCTGTCGTCGCCGAAGAAGCCGCTTGTGCCGGGTGTGCCCAAGACCCCCAAGCGCacgtcggcatcggcgccCAAGTCGAcaacgccgagcgcgctgccgcctgtccctgcggcgcc from Malassezia japonica chromosome 1, complete sequence includes the following:
- a CDS encoding uncharacterized protein (EggNog:ENOG503Q54I; TransMembrane:1 (o320-341i)) codes for the protein MQQQLAWGNKNVDPNLIITAPEFYSKRFNSGLYQPNQLAWGDTNLWQIGVPSINPANVKISSFAAAQALIEHFDNRTMYPKMKNVTLIGHSGGAQFVSRYASVVPTDPKHVSVRYVVADPSSSAYFTRDRPVTDPAYVDKNNCSLYANWRYGFNDFELAPYSGKTAKTYFSNYVSRDVVNLNGLLDTELNGDQQCMALIQGGSQRIGRNLAWWKYINLLARTDEDVSLFPGNFSSSLPDWSGAFDGDFNVKLSIVANATHDVGEVFSSPQGCSAILDNDNINLGWRPSEAFPIPPKNSTTPQAGSAGQDPSTSFSSSATAVQTSLLSITTAALLAAVLVTVC
- a CDS encoding P-type H(+)-exporting transporter (TransMembrane:9 (i214-236o242-261i426-449o469-496i827-848o854-876i888-908o961-981i1002-1024o); COG:P; EggNog:ENOG503NUFA); the protein is MSNTESGQHGLPPPIVAADRAYTQETPFTQPTHYDGTEYNAEPGATNVHYEQLQQQQQYDAAQQQAAYEQQQREYAAQQQQYAAQQQQQQQPQQQQTEKPAEQPTEGQEEEFGEDAPQDEYGQLVAFIRAQKKSGGDDEEDDGTRIVKKRNWLMPWKVREIRVNKNGEEETVAPKVPESWLETDVFQGVSESDVARRRAQFGYNELESPHENMFLKFIGFFRGPILYVMELAVALAGGLRDWIDLGVICAILLLNAFVGWYQEKQAGDIVAQLKAGIALKTTVIRDGQEREIEARDLVPGDIVVVEDGMTVPCDGKVLASYDDKDLSEATKIRQRMEETKHGNEDAEDDDDTGIDKGPAIIACDQSAITGESLAVDKHIGDKVFYTTGCKRGKAYVLCTECAKQSFVGKTAALVTGGDGGGHFQKVMGLIGTTLLILVIVFVLVIWFAGFFRNVEIARPKENNLLVYTLIFLIIGVPVGLPCVTTTTMAVGAAYLAKREAIVQKLTAIESLAGVDVLCSDKTGTLTANKLSIHEPFTSEGVDVNFMMAVAALASSHNIKSLDPIDKVTLTTLKDYPGAQEELASGWSTKRFTPFDPVSKRITAEVSKDGKDYVAAKGAPNAILKLCAPPQDIASQYRKVAGDFASRGFRSLGVAINEDGKWRLLGLLPMFDPPRADTAATIAEAQSLGVTVKMLTGDAVAIAKETCKMLSLGTKVYDSQRLIGSGGMAGSAIHDFVEAADGFAEVFPEHKYQVVEILQNRGHLTAMTGDGVNDAPSLKKADCGIAVEGASDAARSAADVVFLDEGLSTIITSIKVARQIFHRMKAYIQYRISLCIHLEIYLLLSIIILNESIRANLIVFIALFADVATIAIAYDNAPAAHQPVEWQLPKIWIISVILGLILAGGTWIVRGTLFLNGGGIIQNFGNTQEILYLEVALTENWLIFVTRLGGGESEITLPSWELVAAVGVVDIIATLFCLFGWLSGAERRNHITAPMGGWTDIVTIVRVWAFSFGVIVVCALVYYVLCRIPALDNIGRRQRSVKNEAVEDFFTNLQRLTLVHEKAEEGKNVYAFETRVDVNDE
- the CCT3 gene encoding T-complex protein 1 subunit gamma (COG:O; EggNog:ENOG503NV7S), whose protein sequence is MAGQQPVFVVNAGPERQSGRKAQISNISAAKTVSDVIRTCLGPKAMLKMILDPMGGILLTNDGHAILREIEVAHPAAKSMIELSRTQDEEVGDGTTSVIILAGEVLAHSLPLLERGMHPVVIISAYKKALARALQIVESISVPVKVESDDEMLALIKTSIGTKFVQRWSDLMCRLALKAVRTVASFDTSAPRANDGTAATVDLKRYARVEKVPGGEIEESRVLDGVMLNKDVTHPKMRRRIENPRIILLDCPLEYKKGESQTNIEITREEDWSRILEIEEEQIKQLCDRILEFKPDLVFTEKGVSDLAQHFLLKANVTCIRRVRKSDNNRIARATGAQVVNRVEDLREGDVGTRCGLFHIEKMGDEYFTFLEKCKDPKACTILLRGPSKDILNEIDRNLADAMSVARNIIFHPMLAPGGGATEMAISVGLAQYAGQNLEGVEVGAVDAVAEAMEAIPRTLIQNCGGNAIKTLTQLRARHANGEHSYGVDGNSGKVVEMKQYGLYESASVKIQTLKTAIESASLLLRVDDVVSAKRAGQPGGAPQAQNMAMAGEEAMGMGAA